TCTGCTGGAACACACTGGGGGACAGCAGGACAGAGGACACTGCTGTGGTTGCTGCAGCAGCCAGCGGGGGGCCCGCCATCTGTGGAGGAACGACAGAGCAGCAGTCACTTCGCACTGCAGCAGGAGCAGGCGTCCAAGTTCACACCAGGGCCATGTGACCACAGAGCTAGTATAGCACAGGACTGGCGCAGGGCAGAGCTAAACACTAAACTCTTAGATCCTCGTTTTTCTTTTAGAGAAGGCCTCACACTCTGCAGCCTTTGCTACCCCGGAACTTAAAATGTAGATGAGACTGGCCCAGgattctatctcccaagtgcaggattaAAGAGGTGCCCCACACTCCtggtctctttttaaaatctctgtgtATTCCACTGTGAGCTCCACGGAGCAGgaatggaagccagagaacagcctTGGCTTGGCCTTCGCTTTCCACCATCTGAATCTGAGGATTCTTATCTGAGccactgtcttcttttccttaagACTATGTGAGCCCGAACctcatagaggagaaagtgggaagtacaccggaacacattggcacaggagaccacttcctaaatagaaccccagcagcacagacactgagagaaacaattaataaatgggacctcctgaaactgagaagcttctgtaaagcaaaggacatggtcaacaagacaaaacagcagcctacagaatgggaaagatcttcaccaaccccacatcagacagagggctgatctccaaaatatacaaagaactcaagaaaatggtcatcaaaagaacaaataatccaatacaaAAAGGGGGTATTATAGACCTAGACATAGAACTCCTAACAgagtaatctaaaatggctgaaagacacttacgaaaatgtttaacatccttagccatcagagaaatgcaaatcaaaacaactctgagatttgaTCTtacttatacctgtaagaatggccaacatcaaaaccactgatgacaacttatgctggagaggatgtggggtatagggaacactcctgcattgctggtgggagtgcaaaccgATACAGCtactttggatttcagtatggcagtttctcagaaaattagaaaacaatatcctatctcaagacccagaaataccacttttgggtatatacccaaaggatgctcaatcgtgccacaaggacacgtgttcaactatgttcatagcagcattgtttgtcatagccagaacctggaaacaacataaatgcccctcaattgaagaatggataagaaatatgtggcacatttacacaatggagtactacacagcagagaaaaataatgacattgaaatttgcgggcaaatggatggatctagaaaacatattgagtgaggtagcccagacacagaaagacaattatcacatgtactcactgataagtggcttttaaacataaagcaaagaaaaccagcctataatttacaatctagacaacaaagaagaccctaagagagacatacatggatctaatctacatgggaagtagaaaaagacaagatctcctgagtaaattgggagcatggggaccatgggagagggtaggaggggagtggagaaaaatatatagctcgataaaaacaattaaaagaagaaaaaaaagattttatgtgtGCTTTCCcttttgtgtatgggtgctttgcctgcatgtatgcttgtgtaccAGAAGAACTAGTGCTCAGCAactgctgagtcaactctccagctctTTGCTTTTGAACTGGGCTGGGAGCATCCCCTGATGACCACAAGAGGACAAGCTTTCCTGAAGCAGACAGAGGAGAACTTCTGAATCCAGGAGAGTGTACAGGCTCAGCAGCAGGCAAGCAAGCAACACAGCAGAACTGTGTCTTTCAGGGTTGGTGGACAGCACGTGTCAAAACCAGGGCAGTGTTGGAAAGAAGGGATGAAGTGTGCAGGCCTAGGAGGCTTTGCCATCAGAAGTGAGGGGCTGTGCAGCACAGTGGTTGTCTGCAGGGACTCTCTGCTTTTCCAGGTCAAGGTTGATAtggtgcccagcacccacccagTTACAAATAAGGCTGACGGCCCACCCAATGGCTGACCTGCCTGCTGCAATCAATGCTGACGTCTCCAGAGTTAACAGAAGGTCTGTAAGGCTCAGCACCTCAGTTCTAGAAGGGACACCTCGACAGGTCGGAGCTTGAGCGCCTCAGCTTTCACTAAGGTGGTAAGAGTGGACTTCACACCAACAGAACCAAAAAGTGTTCAATGTGCTCTTCAGAGAAAAGGAAGTCCCAGGGCTAGGGAaatggtgaagtgcttgccatgtCTGCTTTAGGTCAGcttgagaggacctgagtttggatccccagaaacaTGTAAAAAAATCTGATGGCTGTGGTGGCCCACCTGCAATCTCAGTGTACAGGAAGTGGGGACAGCAACTTGGTTAGGCTCAACCAGAAGCCCTGGCTCAGTACATAAAGTGGAGAAGAACTCAGGAAGACACTAAAGTCAGCGCTGGCCctccacacatgtatgtgtacacacacacacacacacacacacacacacacacacacacacacacacacacacacacacacggcgggaTCCTTACCGGGACGGTGCTGGGCAACACCTTAGGCTGGGCAAATACTTCAGGATCCTGGTTTTGCTGCATAGACTGAAGTGTTTAATGGAAAAGAACAGACAGTTAGTGGTGACAAATCTTACTTATCAACAAGGAATGGTTCAGAGACTGAGAGAAACTTCTTGGCAATGCAACGAAGGACTCCTCTCCACCATGAGAGCTTTGGGCCAAGGACCTGTGGAGTCCCCTGGGAAGATGCGCTGGCAGAACCTTTCAGGTGGTTCTAAGAAGTGTGGTGGGGCTGAACTCAGGGCTTGTGAGTCAGGCAGACTGTACTATTGACCACAGCCTCAGTTCTGGGGTTTGTACGTCTacagtgcaggctggccttgaacttacattcttccttcctcagcctcttaagcagctgtgagttttctttttctttgcaaaatcAAGATCTTAAAATCAGTTATTCCCATCTAAGTGAGTATTTACACATATGTGTTTCTGCCAGGCAGCATGCAAGAGTGTTGTGCTGTCTTTTAGGGCTGATCGTGGAGAAGGTACCTCCTGAGCTTCCAGATTAACTGAGTCTTGGAACAGACCCTTTTCTTCTGCATTAGAAACCAAAGTAAGCTTCCTTCCCTAGGCTTCttctggtattttatcacagcaaaggaaaagagcagGATGCTCCTTCTGGTGGATGCAGTCAGCGGTCACAGAGCAGTCACTCCACTCCCTTCCGGCTGTGACCAGCTGCGACTCACACAAACTCGGCTCCTTTCCCCTCTACACCACTCTACCATGAAGCCTCACTGACtggacattaaaaaaaaccttgtcCACACTGCCCAACACAGGCCCCTACTGCTCAGGCCTAAGTGACTGTCAGCTTATTCTGTAACGAATGGCCTGACTCCTGTTTCTGCCATTTCCAACAAGGCATATTTCATTCAGAATGTTTCAGTGCCTTCCAAGGTCtaagaacaaaacccaaactccTTAACTTACAATTTATTCATTTCCCAATGCTAACTCCCCCAGGTTTGTTCCTATAGCAAATTCAGTTACTACTGACcatgggcaggggtgggggtggctagtgtacaaaacaacacacacacacacacacacacacacacacacacacacacacaagtgtgtcaCATCACTTAAAACCAAGGCTCTTGCAGTTTAATCCCTTCACTCCTTCCCGCATTACCTGAAGGGCTGGAGCAAGCACCATGTTGCTCAGGGAGGCTGAGgttgctgctcttgctgctgctgtcttAGAGGGAGGTTCTATGAAGCTCTCAGGGGTGGCCAGCTGGCCAGCTGCTGAAGAAAAGTTGGGTGCCATTGCACCTTTTCCAAGTGGCTGTGCCTGTATTTGGTCATGCTGTGGGGTCAACCTGAGTTTCTGGAGCAGATCAACGCTTGGGAGGGGCGTGCCAGCTGTGCTCGACAGGCTCCCTGGGGCTCTGAAAGGGCTCTGGCTAGCAATCAGACTGCTGTGGCTGAGCTCAGGGACTGGCTGGTTCAGGAGTGGAGACTTCTGTCGAGGTGTGGTCTTCACTGCTTGCATTAAGGTACTATTCCGAGGTAAGTGAGGAAGCTGTGTGGCAGAAGCTTCGGCTGGCAGAGTGGGACTGAGGACAGGGCTTAGCGGGATCGTGTAGCTTGGGGCATGCTTTTCACCCGCCTGTGCAATGGAGGCAGGAGTGATGAGCACCGGGGTGGTGGCTTCAGGCTGGACTGTGTGGCGAGTGCCAGAATGGACACCCAGGTTTTCAGACTGAGGTGCTCCCCCTGACTGCTcgaaggaaaatgggaggaatgAACTGGGCTCTTTCTGCGCTGTATCTCCGGGCAGCTTCTCCACGTCTTCTGACTCTAGACCCACGACTGCTGGCTGCTCCTTTGGCAATGAGGTTCCAAACAACTCTTCTACTGTCAGATGCTTGTGCCCAGATGAAGCAgactaaaaagtaaaatcaaacaaCACAATGGAAGAACTCTCTGTGAACAACTGTAACCAAAATTCTTTTTCAATACATAGAAATATGTAgaagcaaggagaaaaaaatgcctAGGGTAACCTAGGATGCAGGATTCTACAGCGCCTACCAAAGGCTCTCCAGGTCAAGGATAGAAATCTGCTtctaagccaggcgatggtggcgcacgcctttaatcccagcactcgggaggcagaggcaggcggatctctgtgagttcgagaccagcNNNNNNNNNNNNNNNNNNNNNNNNNNNNNNNNNNNNNNNNNNNNNNNNNNNNNNNNNNNNNNNNNNNNNNNNNNNNNNNNNNNNNNNNNNNNNNNNNNNNNNNNNNNNNNNNNNNNNNNNNNNNNNNNNNNNNNNNNNNNNNNNNNNNNNNNNNNNNNNNNNNNNNNNNNNNNNNNNNNNNNNNNNNNNNNNNNNNNNNNNNNNNNNNNNNNNNNNNNNNNNNNNNNNNNNNNNNNNNNNNNNNNNNNNNNNNNNNNNNNNNNNNNNNNNNNNNNNNNNNNNNNNNNNNNNNNNNNNNNNNNNNNNNNNNNNNNNNNNNNNNNNNNNNNNNNNNNNNNNNNNNNNNNNNNNNNNNNNNNNNNNNNNNNNNNNNNNNNNNNNNNNNNNNNNNNNNNNNNNNNNNNNNNNNNNNNNNNNNNNNNNNNNNNNNNNNNNNNNNNNNNNNNNNNNNNNNNNNNNNNNNNNNNNNNNNNNNNNNNNNNNNNNNNNNNNNNNNNNNNNNNNNNNNNNNNNNNNNNNNNNNNNNNNNNNNNNNNNNNNNNNNNNNNNNNNNNNNNNNNNNNNNNNNNNNNNNNNNNNNNNNNNNNNNNNNNNNNNNNNNNNNNNNNNNNNNNNNNNNNNNNNNNNNNNNNNNNNNNNNNNNNNNNNNNNNNNNNNNNNNNNNNNNNNNNNNNNNNNNNNNNNNNNNNNNNNNNNNNNNNNNNNNNNNNNNNNNNNNNNNNNNNNNNNNNNNNNNNNNNNNNNNNNNNNNNNNNNNNNNNNNNNNNNNNNNNNNNNNNNNNNNNNNNNNNNNNNNNNNNNNNNNNNNNNNNNNNNNNNNNNNNNNNNNNNNNNNNNNNNNNNNNNNNNNNNNNNNNNNNNNNNNNNNNNNNNNNNNNNNNNNNNNNNNNNNNNNNNNNNNNNNNNNNNNNNNNNNNNNNNNNNNNNNNNNNNNNNNNNNNNNNNNNNNNNNNNNNNNNNNNNNNNNNNNNNNNNNNNNNNNNNNNNNNNNNNNNNNNNNNNNNNNNNNNNNNNNNNNNNNNNNNNNNNNNNNNNNNNNNNNNNNNNNNNNNNNNNNNNNNNNNNNNNNNNNNNNNNNNNNNNNNNNNNNNNNNNNNNNNNNNNNNNNNNNNNNNNNNNNNNNNNNNNNNNNNNNNNNNNNNNNNNNNNNNNNNNNNNNNNNNNNNNNNNNNNNNNNNNNNNNNNNNNNNNNNNNNNNNNNNNNNNNNNNNNNNNNNNNNNNNNNNNNNNNNNNNNNNNNNNNNNNNNNNNNNNNNNagccaccatgtggttgctgggaattgaactcaggacctttggaagagcagggaatgctcttaaccattgagccatctctccagcccccccaaaaaattctgtatggtaaaaataaaaatggttcaaGATTGTGTGATAAGAACTGCCCGTAACCCTGGATGGCAAGTGGAGGTAGGAGAATTAGTCTGAATTTAAGGTAAGCCTAGCCTACACAGTGTGTTCCACACTGGACCAAAACCAAGaccaaatcaaataaaacaaaaattccaaacaaTGTCCTTACCACTGAGCTGGGAGTGGAGCAGAGCTGTACACTAGAACCCAGGGgacagtggggaggaggagaggtccAAAGGTACCTCAGACACCTAATGCGTTCTCAGCTAGATGAAACTATCCTCTAGGATCTAATCCAACCCAGCCCAAGTTAacttaaacaaaaccaaaggaaagtaATGGAAAACAATATTCATATTCAATAATGCAAATTAATGTAGATTATAAAATCATACTGTTATGTATATACAGCACATTTAGATCTATTTTGGAAAATGAAGTATTAGGGCTACTCTGCAGAAATTTCAGGTAAGAAGTCATATTTCTATGTTAAAGAATAGGAATAATTAAATCAtatgaaaaaaactaaacaaaccacACCAGAAAAATATTACCAAGAGAACTTAACAAGTGTATTATGAAATTGAAATGCATTTTTTGTGAGCTGTATTTGTGGTATCCAGACAAGTTCATGTGGTATACACACGTAGCTAACGTGCATGTTTGTGGAGGACACAAGTCAATGTCCGATGTCGTTCCCTAGGAACCAAGACTCACCATTCAGCTAGAGCAGCTGCCCTGTGAGCTCTAGaagcctgtctctgtctgcctcctcagGGCACCAGCAAGCTAAGCTttcgtgtggatgctgggacccacACTCTggccttcatgcttgcatggccaGCACTGCACTGACCTAAATCCCCCTTAGCTGCCCTCATGAAATGGGATTTAATACCAAGGTTTGGCAGCATTATCTCTACCCAGCACTAGATGGCAGTGTTACTAAACAGATAGTCTTTCTGTTTAGGGGCAGAGGAAGGATTTATAATTGTTTTAGACAATCACacagcttttgacaaaatccaaatcTCAATATTTTATAATTCCTTGGTAGTAgctgaaaaaaagatagttttactttttttttttttttttggtttttcgagacagggtttctctatggttttggagcctgtcctggaactagctcttgtagaccaggctggtctcaaactcacagagatccgcctgcctctgcctcccgagtgctgggattaaaggtgtgcgccatcaccgcccggctagttttactttatttcatgtttttgagacaaagtcttgctatacAGCTTACACAGCCTTCACATTTGGGAGCTTCCTGCTCAGTTTTGGGCTTCTAAGCCTGGTGCGAGGCAGGGGTGGGGTCAGAGGGACTTACTGGCTAGTCTAGTCAGCCATGGCGAGCTAAGGAGAAACTCTGCTTACAACATaaaatgagccaggtggtggtgcgtATCTTTGATTCTAGTGtgcaagaggcagaaacaggaggatctctgtgagtctgaggccagtctgcgagttccaggacaggcagggctacacaaagaaaccctgtctccaaaaaccaaacaacaaaacaaaacaataaaataaaaaggtaggtGGGGTCTAAAGAATGGCATTTGAGGTGGTTGTGCCCTCCAAATGCACACAGGTCAGAGTGCTGTAACGAGGCAGGGACAAGGTGggcaaggagaaaacagaattgtTGGCACGGGTAGATGCCAGGTCGAGTCTTGTGGGCCATTGCTATGAGTGAGACAGAACCCCATGGGAAGCTGTAAAAGCAGAGGCACGAAAGCTGGGTTTTAGCAGCTCATTCGCTCGTCTGGCTgagcacagagaaaggaagcagtgTCAAGAACAAAAGCCAGGGGACTAGAAAGGAGGCTGCTGCACAGTTCAGATGAGAGTTTCATGGGcctggggaaggagctggggaCATGTCATTATGATGTCACACATATGATCTGACAGACAAGTGATGAACCAAGCTTGCCCAGTGGTTCAAATCCTAAAATGTCACTGCTTTGTTACTTTGACAAGGCTAGGGCTTTAGCTGTACAAACCTTATCTTGTAACCCAGAGGGTGTCTCTTCTAGAGTCTCGGTGCTTCCCAGATTGGAGAGCTGAGTGCTTGGCTGTAACCCAGGGCTGGAGATATTTGAGCCGCCCATCTGATTCttggaaaagaattaaaagaaaaagtctatcATCTGAAAAAGGACTGCTGTCTAAAATTTGGTTTACATTTGAAGTTATCAAAAAAttccttaattaaaaaataagcaaaaaacctCATAATGTTTCTATCAATTCTTATAACTTCTATAAAATTTCTATAAAGTGAAGAATCTATGTCTATATATGGTAGCTCCAACCATTTTGGTTTTAATCactcattttaagaaaaagatatcATTTTTCTACCAGATTTTTCCATAACTTAAGTTACATAGGACACCTTTAACTGTTGGGAGCCACAGCTCAACCTGCATGCCCATCTCTGACAGCCCGCTGAGATCATGCCCCTGAGCACTCCAAGAAACCGGCAGTTTGCTCTCTGCCATggctttgtcttttaaaaatgctacatAAGGTAGGATGGAATACAAGCACAGCACTGGCTTCTGACACATGGCATAATGCCTTTAAGGTTCATGCAAGCTAATTTATAATATCAACAGCTCGTTCCTTTTCAAATGCCAAGCATACAACATCTGGATTATTTTCAcctttaaagaattttattttatgtgcatgagtgttttgtctacatgtatgtatgtgcactgtatgCGGGGAGGTCAGAATGGGGCActgaatctcctggagctggagttaaagacgATGTGAACTGtcggtcctgggaactgaaccagttgctcttctgtaagagcaacaggtgctcttgaccactgaaccatctctccagcacacttTCAATCTCTAAAAGCTATCTGTCTATGTGTAGTAATCATGTGTGTGGACATGGGTGAGCACCTGTGCAGAAGAAAGCCAGGAGGATCTTGGGTCACTCCCTCTCACAATGAACCTGGGCTCACTCTCTTCTCACTGTTTTGGCCAAACAGGTTGGCCAGCAAATCCTTAATTTTTAAGCCAAAATTCTGaagcctctcttcctccatcccacctGTACCTGTTGAGGGTACAGGCTGCCAAGGCATGCTTTTTTATgggggtgatgggaatcaaacacTGGTCCTCACACTGTACACTAAACTGTTTGGCACACTGAAAAAGCTCCCCAGTCAGTCATGAACATAGCTTGAATAACTGTGCAGACGAGTTTCATCTCACTAGAGTAGATACCTAGGCAAAGACAAATCAGGGTATAATTGGCaaatattgttttcttctaaaagttttccttccttccttccttccttccttccttccttccttccttccttccttcctccctccctccctccctctctcttgagacagtcttgctatgcaTTTCAGATTGATTTTGAATTCATGGTCTTTTTGCCTTAGTCTCCTAacgttctgagattacaggtgtgacaACCACACTTGACTTAGTTTTTTcttgtgcatgtacatgtggattctgtgtgcaaatgtgtgcatatGAAGGCTGGGGTTGAAGCTGGATGTCCTCAGTCACTCTTTCCTTTATCAAGATAGGTGTCACGCTCACAGACTCTGCTATACTGACAGCCACCAAGTCGCAGAGatcctctagcctctgcctccccagcactgtccTGAACCCCACAGCTGGGGTCCtgctcaggtccttatgcttgcgtAACTCAGGGATCAGCCTgatgtttctttccatttacatGTACAAACCAGTCTGAGCTGAATTTTGAATTAGATGCTATAGTTTggttaaaattcattttatgtggACATGTATGCATACGGACACCCCAATCCATTTCAATACCACTTAAATTTGCACTTGCTAAAAGTGATGTTGCACCAGGCGTNNNNNNNNNNNNNNNNNNNNNNNNNNNNNNNNNNNNNNNNNNNNNNNNNNNNNNNNNNNNNNNNNNNNNNNNNNNNNNNNNNNNNNNNNNNNNNNNNNNNNNNNNNNNNNNNNNNNNNNNNNNNNNNNNNNNNNNNNNNNNNNNNNNNNNNNNNNNNNNNNNNNNNNNNNNNNNNNNN
The sequence above is a segment of the Microtus ochrogaster isolate Prairie Vole_2 chromosome 6, MicOch1.0, whole genome shotgun sequence genome. Coding sequences within it:
- the Dcp1a gene encoding mRNA-decapping enzyme 1A isoform X2 — encoded protein: MESLSRAGQEMSLAALKQHDPYITSIADLTGQVALYTFCPKANQWEKTDIEGTLFVYRRSASPYHGFTIVNRLNMHNLVEPVNKDLEFQLHEPFLLYRNASLSIYSIWFYDKNDCHRIAKLMADVVEEETRRSQQAARDKQSPSQANGCSDQRPIDILEMLSRAKDEYERSASSGHKHLTVEELFGTSLPKEQPAVVGLESEDVEKLPGDTAQKEPSSFLPFSFEQSGGAPQSENLGVHSGTRHTVQPEATTPVLITPASIAQAGEKHAPSYTIPLSPVLSPTLPAEASATQLPHLPRNSTLMQAVKTTPRQKSPLLNQPVPELSHSSLIASQSPFRAPGSLSSTAGTPLPSVDLLQKLRLTPQHDQIQAQPLGKGAMAPNFSSAAGQLATPESFIEPPSKTAAARAATSASLSNMVLAPALQSMQQNQDPEVFAQPKVLPSTVPMAGPPLAAAATTAVSSVLLSPSVFQQTVPRSTDLERKASSPSPLTVGTPESQRKPSIILSKSQLQDTLIHLIKNDSSFLSTLHEVYLQMLTKNKDNHNV
- the Dcp1a gene encoding mRNA-decapping enzyme 1A isoform X1, which translates into the protein MALSCPRVRPRRRGSAPRVKMESLSRAGQEMSLAALKQHDPYITSIADLTGQVALYTFCPKANQWEKTDIEGTLFVYRRSASPYHGFTIVNRLNMHNLVEPVNKDLEFQLHEPFLLYRNASLSIYSIWFYDKNDCHRIAKLMADVVEEETRRSQQAARDKQSPSQANGCSDQRPIDILEMLSRAKDEYERNQMGGSNISSPGLQPSTQLSNLGSTETLEETPSGLQDKSASSGHKHLTVEELFGTSLPKEQPAVVGLESEDVEKLPGDTAQKEPSSFLPFSFEQSGGAPQSENLGVHSGTRHTVQPEATTPVLITPASIAQAGEKHAPSYTIPLSPVLSPTLPAEASATQLPHLPRNSTLMQAVKTTPRQKSPLLNQPVPELSHSSLIASQSPFRAPGSLSSTAGTPLPSVDLLQKLRLTPQHDQIQAQPLGKGAMAPNFSSAAGQLATPESFIEPPSKTAAARAATSASLSNMVLAPALQSMQQNQDPEVFAQPKVLPSTVPMAGPPLAAAATTAVSSVLLSPSVFQQTVPRSTDLERKASSPSPLTVGTPESQRKPSIILSKSQLQDTLIHLIKNDSSFLSTLHEVYLQMLTKNKDNHNV